From Hymenobacter sedentarius, a single genomic window includes:
- a CDS encoding biotin--[acetyl-CoA-carboxylase] ligase — protein sequence MVLTPQTLFTGQQLIWLPACASTNSEAQALIVQNRASDGCTIITDFQTAGRGQRGNQWEAAPAENLMLSVVWQPTFLAAAQQFQLSQAVALGVHDWAAALLGPSPKLKLKWPNDLYYGDQKFGGILIENSLSGTKIQHSIVGIGLNVNQQTFAVPTATSIGQLTGRAYAREALAARLLECLERRYLQLRAGQVGKLRQAYLQALYRYQETHPFEVAGQTVSGQIVGVEKDGRLAVAIGHELRRFSLQEIRHL from the coding sequence GTGGTTCTCACCCCTCAAACCTTGTTCACGGGCCAGCAATTGATATGGCTGCCGGCTTGTGCCTCCACCAATTCGGAGGCCCAGGCCCTGATTGTCCAAAACCGGGCCAGCGACGGCTGCACCATAATTACGGACTTTCAGACCGCTGGCCGGGGCCAGCGCGGCAACCAATGGGAGGCCGCCCCCGCCGAAAACCTGATGCTTTCGGTGGTCTGGCAGCCCACGTTTCTGGCCGCCGCCCAGCAATTCCAGTTGAGCCAGGCCGTGGCCCTGGGCGTGCACGATTGGGCCGCCGCGCTGCTGGGCCCCAGCCCCAAACTGAAGCTGAAATGGCCCAACGACCTGTACTATGGTGACCAGAAATTTGGTGGCATTCTGATTGAAAACAGCCTGAGCGGCACAAAGATTCAACACAGCATCGTCGGCATTGGGCTGAATGTGAACCAACAAACTTTTGCGGTGCCCACGGCCACGTCCATCGGCCAGCTCACGGGCCGTGCCTACGCCCGCGAGGCCCTGGCGGCGCGCCTGCTCGAGTGCCTGGAGCGGCGCTACCTGCAGCTGCGCGCCGGGCAGGTGGGCAAGCTGCGGCAGGCCTACCTGCAGGCCCTGTACCGCTACCAGGAGACGCATCCGTTCGAAGTAGCGGGCCAGACGGTGAGCGGCCAAATTGTCGGGGTGGAGAAAGATGGCCGGCTGGCCGTGGCCATCGGCCACGAGCTACGACGCTTCAGCTTGCAGGAAATCAGGCACCTATAG
- a CDS encoding T9SS type A sorting domain-containing protein — protein sequence MKLFTRSVAALALMALTLVPSLAANITIQVGDNFYRGPGNTTGSSDIRTINVGDVVTWTYVGQLSHPTASDNGAWATFPMDAANKTKSITFTTAGEFPYHCTVHGAPRVGMFGVLTVVAAPTATLNAHAAGITVNVYPNPSHGQITVQLNQKPGADYKLRLSNIIGQEIRTIALKPELTAAGLPLDLSDLHAGMYLYSLLVDGKVVTTRRLVLQN from the coding sequence ATGAAACTCTTTACTCGTTCGGTGGCGGCGCTGGCCCTCATGGCCCTGACGCTCGTGCCGTCATTGGCAGCCAACATCACCATTCAGGTGGGCGACAACTTCTACCGCGGGCCGGGCAATACGACTGGCTCCAGTGACATCCGCACCATCAACGTAGGCGACGTGGTGACCTGGACCTACGTGGGCCAGCTCAGCCACCCCACGGCGTCGGATAACGGCGCCTGGGCCACCTTCCCCATGGACGCCGCCAACAAAACGAAGTCCATCACCTTCACCACGGCCGGCGAATTCCCCTACCACTGCACCGTGCACGGTGCGCCGCGGGTGGGCATGTTCGGCGTTCTCACGGTGGTGGCCGCGCCCACGGCCACGCTCAATGCGCACGCGGCGGGCATCACCGTCAACGTGTACCCCAACCCCAGCCACGGCCAGATAACCGTGCAGCTCAACCAGAAGCCCGGCGCCGACTACAAGCTGCGCCTGAGCAACATCATCGGCCAGGAAATCCGCACCATCGCCCTCAAGCCGGAGCTAACCGCCGCCGGCCTGCCCCTAGACCTGAGCGACCTGCACGCCGGCATGTACTTGTACAGCCTGCTGGTAGACGGCAAGGTGGTGACCACCAGGCGCCTCGTCTTGCAGAATTGA
- a CDS encoding DUF2723 domain-containing protein — protein sequence MRSFKSLNNLVGWLVFAIAAVTYLLTLEPTASFWDCGEFIACSYKLLVPHPPGAPTFLLLGRLMSLFSFGDVTKVAVLINALSGLSSAFTVLFLFWIITRMARKLVLREAVANSALAAEAIEPSRYQTFLILSAGVVGALAFTFSDSFWFNAVEGEVYAMSALCTAAVVWIMLKWEAHADEPDSDKWLILIAYVIGLSIGVHLLNLLTLPALGFIYYYRRTQNPTVKGGIIVMVVSMIIVGSILVGIIPGLPTLAGNFEVFFVNTVGLPFNAGLFIFLLVFAGLIYFGFRLSFQRRSQLLNTAMLCFVFILIGYSSYLIVPIRSSFKPTINENDPEDVLSFVSYLKREQYGSRPLLYGPHLFAQPDHYEEGAPRYARDPKTSTYKEILPRQQEPGYRDEDKMLLPRIYSYEPDQIANYKKWVDLQDGVKPTMGQNLAFLFRYQMGHMFWRYFMWNYVGRESDVQQAGVVTPFSPSAKSLPPRIGESPAHNNFLALPLILGLIGLFFQSRRNSKDAWVTGLLFLMTGLAIVFYLNQPPREPRERDYTFTGATFAFAIWIGLGVLGLADLFGKVVKADGLRAGLALAVGLLVPGIMAAQGWDDHDRSGRYNSVDSAKNLLNSCAPNAILFTNGDNDTFPLWYAQEVEGVRTDVRVAVLSYLNTDWYIAQMKRRSYKSAPFPISMGEKAYAQGTNDMLPYAANPAVQSVNLKEFIQLVADNNPLLQVQYQEGGLGMMSFPTPNFYLPVDTAAVKKLGIIPKDRENQLVSRMDWSMGKRAIEKKNLVILDMIATNNWQRPIYFSSTVAPSDYMNLQPYFQLEGMAYRLLPLKDPKYDPRSGEEGFVEKDITYQHLLKDFQYRGLQNPHIFYDENNLRFPANYRDKFARLSTAYLSDGNVAKAKEVADKCLELMPDNAIPYDYYSPQLVPALIAGGEKKKADELLDTMTRRSEQMLAYYATKPDASLFEDDQRGYLLSLQSVYRAAELSGDKARSEKAIGLMNQYYPR from the coding sequence ATGCGTTCCTTCAAAAGCCTGAATAACCTTGTCGGCTGGCTCGTCTTTGCCATTGCTGCCGTCACGTACCTGCTCACCCTGGAGCCCACCGCTTCGTTCTGGGACTGTGGCGAGTTCATTGCCTGCTCCTACAAGCTGCTGGTGCCCCACCCCCCCGGGGCACCCACCTTCCTGCTGCTGGGCCGCCTGATGTCGCTGTTCTCGTTTGGCGACGTGACCAAGGTCGCGGTGCTCATCAACGCCCTGTCGGGGCTGAGCAGCGCCTTCACGGTCCTGTTTCTCTTTTGGATAATCACCCGCATGGCCCGCAAGCTGGTGCTGCGCGAGGCCGTGGCCAACAGCGCCCTGGCGGCCGAGGCCATCGAGCCGTCGCGCTACCAGACCTTCCTCATCCTGAGCGCGGGCGTGGTGGGCGCCCTGGCCTTCACTTTCTCCGATTCGTTCTGGTTCAATGCCGTGGAAGGCGAGGTGTACGCCATGTCGGCGCTGTGCACGGCGGCCGTGGTCTGGATAATGCTGAAGTGGGAAGCCCACGCCGACGAGCCCGACTCGGACAAGTGGCTCATCCTCATTGCCTACGTTATCGGCCTGAGCATCGGCGTGCACTTGCTCAACCTGCTAACCCTGCCCGCCTTGGGCTTTATCTACTACTACCGCCGCACCCAAAACCCGACCGTAAAGGGCGGCATTATCGTGATGGTGGTGAGCATGATTATCGTGGGCTCCATTCTGGTGGGCATCATTCCCGGGCTGCCCACCCTGGCCGGCAACTTCGAGGTGTTTTTTGTCAACACCGTCGGCCTGCCGTTCAACGCCGGCCTGTTTATTTTTCTGCTGGTCTTCGCGGGGCTGATTTACTTCGGCTTCCGGCTGTCGTTTCAGCGCCGCAGCCAGCTGCTGAACACGGCCATGTTGTGCTTTGTGTTCATCTTGATTGGCTACTCGAGCTACCTCATCGTGCCGATTCGCAGCTCGTTTAAGCCCACCATCAACGAAAACGACCCCGAGGACGTGCTTTCCTTCGTGAGCTACCTCAAACGCGAGCAGTACGGCTCGCGGCCCCTGCTCTACGGTCCGCACCTCTTTGCCCAGCCCGACCACTACGAGGAAGGCGCGCCGCGCTACGCCCGCGACCCCAAAACCAGCACCTACAAGGAAATCCTGCCCCGCCAGCAGGAGCCCGGCTACCGCGACGAGGACAAGATGCTGCTGCCGCGCATTTACAGCTACGAGCCCGACCAGATTGCCAACTACAAGAAGTGGGTGGACCTGCAGGACGGCGTGAAGCCCACCATGGGCCAGAACCTAGCCTTCCTGTTTCGCTACCAGATGGGCCACATGTTCTGGCGCTACTTCATGTGGAATTACGTGGGCCGCGAGTCCGACGTGCAGCAGGCCGGCGTGGTCACGCCCTTTAGCCCCAGCGCCAAGAGCCTGCCGCCGCGCATCGGCGAGAGCCCGGCCCACAACAACTTCCTGGCCCTGCCCCTGATTCTGGGGCTGATTGGGCTGTTTTTCCAGAGCCGCCGCAACAGCAAAGACGCCTGGGTCACGGGCCTGCTGTTCCTGATGACCGGCCTGGCCATCGTGTTCTACCTCAACCAGCCGCCGCGCGAGCCGCGCGAACGCGACTACACCTTCACCGGCGCCACGTTTGCCTTTGCCATCTGGATTGGGCTGGGCGTACTCGGCCTGGCCGACTTGTTTGGCAAAGTGGTGAAGGCCGACGGCCTGCGCGCCGGCCTGGCCCTGGCGGTGGGCCTGCTGGTGCCCGGCATCATGGCCGCCCAGGGCTGGGACGACCACGACCGCAGCGGCCGCTACAACTCGGTAGATTCGGCGAAGAACCTGCTCAACTCCTGCGCGCCGAATGCCATCCTGTTCACCAACGGCGACAACGACACCTTCCCGCTCTGGTACGCCCAGGAGGTGGAAGGCGTACGCACCGACGTGCGCGTGGCCGTGCTCAGCTACCTGAACACCGACTGGTACATCGCCCAGATGAAGCGCCGATCCTACAAATCGGCACCGTTCCCCATCAGCATGGGCGAAAAGGCCTATGCGCAGGGCACCAACGACATGCTGCCCTACGCCGCGAACCCCGCCGTGCAGAGCGTCAACCTGAAGGAGTTCATCCAACTAGTGGCCGACAACAACCCCCTGCTGCAGGTGCAGTACCAGGAAGGCGGCCTGGGCATGATGTCGTTCCCGACCCCGAACTTCTACCTGCCCGTGGATACGGCGGCCGTCAAGAAGCTCGGCATCATCCCCAAAGACCGGGAGAACCAGCTGGTGTCGCGCATGGACTGGAGCATGGGCAAGCGCGCCATCGAGAAGAAAAACCTGGTGATTCTTGACATGATTGCCACCAACAACTGGCAGCGCCCCATCTACTTCAGCAGCACCGTGGCCCCGAGCGACTACATGAACCTGCAGCCCTACTTCCAGCTCGAAGGCATGGCCTACCGCCTGCTCCCGCTGAAAGACCCCAAGTACGACCCCCGCAGCGGCGAAGAAGGCTTCGTAGAAAAGGACATCACCTACCAGCACCTGCTAAAGGATTTCCAGTACCGCGGCCTGCAGAACCCGCACATTTTCTACGACGAGAACAACTTGCGCTTCCCGGCCAACTACCGCGACAAGTTTGCCCGCCTCTCAACGGCTTACCTCTCCGATGGCAACGTGGCCAAAGCCAAGGAAGTAGCCGACAAGTGCCTGGAGCTGATGCCCGACAACGCCATCCCTTACGACTACTACTCGCCGCAGCTGGTACCCGCGCTCATCGCCGGCGGCGAGAAAAAGAAAGCCGACGAGCTGCTCGACACCATGACGCGCCGCTCGGAGCAAATGCTGGCCTACTACGCCACCAAGCCCGACGCCAGCCTCTTCGAGGACGACCAGCGCGGCTACCTGCTTAGTCTGCAAAGCGTGTATCGCGCCGCCGAGCTCAGCGGCGACAAAGCCCGCAGCGAAAAGGCCATTGGGCTGATGAACCAGTACTACCCGCGCTAG
- a CDS encoding GWxTD domain-containing protein, with translation MLAYSRYWLCLAWLLLLHCAFAPLAQHPDFAGLYRDGPHLDVDTRREGDSLRFYLSLPTPARLGPGHPLRLAVWPSYEARQPLWQDSIPRRQQHPWPTAAGTRLTFCVPAGRVPTGTIVELRTTPVDTKDDYQDPTTTAWLHLSEAQLARPFVLTDSVGLPLLRRYVRAGEAFGVDSYGLYQPVRWKRYEVMPVAALPPMTNPAAMPAGPRVLPVLDSAEARPGESLRFATPGLYALHVGATGSAPGRTLAVMVAANNYPALTTAAELIEPLRYLTTSQERKRLTESPDPKRAVDKFWLDIAQGNQTLGKDLIRRYYGRVTAANHLFAAHKAGWLTDRGLLYIVLGPPPSVRRLFNGEERWFYPEGSLGGGPISYTFRPRPSTFAPDYYELVRRPEYELLWYAAVEKWRTPPTALTGPNVPTDR, from the coding sequence ATGCTTGCTTATTCGCGCTACTGGCTCTGCCTAGCCTGGCTGCTACTGCTCCACTGTGCCTTCGCCCCCCTGGCCCAGCATCCCGACTTCGCTGGCCTCTACCGCGACGGCCCCCACCTCGACGTGGACACCCGCCGGGAAGGCGACAGCCTGCGCTTCTACCTGAGCTTACCCACCCCCGCTCGCCTGGGCCCGGGCCATCCGCTGCGCCTGGCCGTGTGGCCCAGCTACGAAGCCCGGCAGCCGCTGTGGCAAGACAGCATTCCTCGCCGCCAGCAGCACCCGTGGCCCACGGCTGCTGGCACCCGGCTTACTTTCTGTGTGCCCGCAGGCCGCGTGCCCACCGGAACAATAGTGGAGCTGCGCACTACACCTGTTGATACCAAAGACGACTACCAGGACCCCACTACCACCGCTTGGCTCCACCTGAGCGAAGCCCAGCTTGCGCGCCCGTTTGTACTCACCGATTCGGTTGGGCTGCCCCTGCTGCGCCGCTACGTGCGGGCCGGCGAAGCCTTTGGCGTGGATAGCTACGGCCTATACCAGCCCGTGCGCTGGAAACGCTACGAGGTAATGCCGGTAGCCGCCCTGCCGCCCATGACCAACCCCGCCGCCATGCCGGCCGGCCCGCGCGTGCTGCCCGTGCTCGACTCCGCCGAAGCCCGTCCCGGCGAGTCATTGCGCTTTGCGACGCCGGGCCTCTACGCCCTGCACGTGGGGGCCACCGGCAGTGCTCCCGGCCGCACACTGGCCGTAATGGTGGCCGCCAACAACTACCCCGCCCTCACTACAGCCGCCGAGCTAATTGAGCCACTGCGCTACCTCACCACCAGCCAGGAGCGCAAGCGCCTCACCGAGTCACCGGACCCCAAACGCGCCGTGGACAAGTTCTGGCTGGACATTGCCCAGGGCAACCAAACGCTGGGCAAAGACCTGATACGCCGCTACTACGGCCGCGTGACGGCTGCCAACCACCTCTTCGCCGCCCACAAAGCCGGCTGGCTCACCGACCGCGGCCTGCTTTACATCGTGCTGGGTCCGCCGCCCAGCGTGCGACGCCTCTTTAATGGCGAGGAACGGTGGTTTTATCCCGAGGGCAGCCTGGGCGGCGGACCGATAAGCTACACCTTCCGCCCCCGGCCTAGTACCTTTGCACCTGATTACTACGAATTGGTGCGCCGGCCCGAGTACGAATTGCTCTGGTATGCCGCCGTTGAAAAATGGAGAACCCCACCGACCGCCCTGACCGGCCCGAACGTCCCAACCGACCGGTAG